In Mycetocola spongiae, the genomic stretch CCGCATAGCGGTCGATGACCTCCTGCGGGGATCCCACGGTGAGCGGGGTCTGCGCGGTGAATTCCTCCATCGAGGGCCCGTGGCCGTAGACCGGTGCGTTATCAAAATAGGGTCGGAATTCGTTTTTGGCGGCCTGCGAGTCCTTACGCATAAAGACCTGACCACCCACACCCACGATGGCCTGATCCGCGCTGCCGTGGCCGTAGTGCTCATAGCGCTCGCGGTAGAGGTTGATCATCTGGGCCGTGTGCTCCTGGGGCCAGAAAATATTATTATGGAAAAATCCATCGCCATAATAGGCCGCCTGCTCGGCAATCTGGGGGCTGCGGATCGAGCCGTGCCAGACAAACGGCGGCACGCCATCCAGCGGCCGAGGGGTGGACTGGAATCCCTGCAGGGGGGTGCGGAACTTCCCCTCCCAGTCCACAAAGTCCTCGCGCCACAGGCGGTGCAGCAGCGCATAGTTTTCGATGGCGAGCGAGATACCCTCGCGGATATCCTTCCCAAACCAGGGATAAACGGGTCCGGTATTGCCGCGACCCATCATGATGTCCATCCGACCCTCGCTGATGTGCTGGAGCATCGCAAAGTCCTCCGCGATTTTCACCGGGTCATTGGTGGTGATCAGCGTGGTGGAGGTGGAGAGGATGATGCGCTTGGTCTTGGCCGCGAGATAGCCCAGCATCGTGGTCGGGCTCGACGGAACAAAGGGAGGGTTATGGTGCTCGCCGGTGGCAAAAACATCCAGGCCCACCTCCTCGGCCTTCTGGGCGATCGTGAGCATGGCCCGGATGCGTTCGTTTTCGGTGGGGGTTGCGCCGGTCGTGGGGTCGGTGGTGACGTCGCCCACCGAAAAAATGCCAAACTGCATGTTGTCGCCTCTATCCTCGGGGTCGTATTTTCTATCCATTTGAATAGATATCTAGCATAACCTGTGTGGCGGGAGGATTATTCCCGCCCGCCTCGACTATCCCTCCAGCGCGTGTCCGCGGCGATCCGGCAACCCGATCGATGCCAGCGCCGCGAGGATAAACACCGCGCCAAAAAGCGCAAAGAGCCAGCCGGTGCCCAGCCCCAGGCTCACCACCGGCACGATCAGCGGCGCGATGATCGACGCGATCCGGCCAAACCCGGCGGCCCAGCCCGCACCCGTGCCGCGCAGCGCGGTGGGATACAGCTCGGGCGTAATCGCATAGAGCGCACCCCAGGCGCCGAGGTTAAAGAAGGACAGCAGCATTCCGGCGGCGATCACCTGCCAGTCCTCGGTGGCCAGGCCAAATGCCCCCGCGGCACACGCGGAGCCCACCAGGAAAAGGGCGAGCGTGCGATTGCGCCCCCATTTTTCCACGAGCAGCGCGGATACAGCATAACCGGGCAGCTGGGCGAGCGTCATGATCAGGGTGAATCCAAAGGACTTCACGAGGGAGAACCCCGAGGCCACCAGGATCGTGGGCAGCCAGATAAACGCGCCGTAATAGGAGAAGTTCACGCAGAACCAGACGATCCAGAGCGCGATGGTTTGCCGGCGCCGCACCGGGGCGAAGAGCGCGGCGAGGCGCTCCCCCGCGCGCAGGGCGGGTTCGCGCGGCAACGCTGCCGCGGAGGCCTCCCCCGCGGCATCGAGTTCCGGAAGCGCCGGCGCCGTGATTCCCGCCGAGCGCTCGAAGCGCCGCACGGTATTCTCGGCCTCCAGATTACGTCCGCGCGATTCCAGGAAGCGCACCGATTCGGGCATTCCAAAGCGGATCACCGCGGCATAAATCGCGGGAATCGCGCCAATCGCGAGCGCCCAGCGCCAGCCGTTCTCCGAACCGGGAACCACAAAATAGCTAATCAGCGCGGCCCCGAGCCAGCCCACGGCCCAGAAGGCCTCGAGCAGCACCACGATCCGGCCGCGGATGCGCGGGGGTGCAAACTCGCTCACCAGCGTCGAGGCCACGGGCAGCTCCGCGCCGAGCCCCAAACCCACGATAAAGCGCAACAGAATCAGCACGGCCACCGAGCCCGCGAGTGCCGAGGCCCCGGTGGCGAGGCCAAAGATCAGCAGCGTGGCGGCAAAAATCTGGCGGCGACCAAAGCGGTCCGCGAGCAGGCCGCCCACACTCGCACCGATTGCCATGCCCAAAAAACCGGCCGAGGCGATCAGGCTCAGCTGGCCCGATCCCAGATCCCAGGACTGCGCGAGGGCCGCCAGCACAAAGGAGATCATGCCCACGTCCAGCGCATCCAGCGCCCAGCCGGCGCCCGAGCCAAAGAGGAGCTTGCGGTGCTGCCGCGTAAACGGGAGCCGATCGAGGCGTTCCACGCGGGAGGGGCGGGGGGAGGGCATACTCATTCTCCCATTGTGACGCCCGCGGGGAGGCGGCGCCATCGACGCGCGCGCCGCCGCCGCTCCCCGCCCCGTGGTTTAGCCCAGCAGCCGGTCCGAAATCAGCTTCAGGCTGTGGATGCGGGCCGGGGCCTGCCCGGGGGCGGTGGCCGCGTCCTCGCCCACACCGGGGGAAATCATGACCTCGTCCACGGCGTGCTCGGCGGCAAACTCGCGAATCTTGCCGGCCACAAAATCGCCGTCCCCGATGATCCAGTTTTGGCGCATGCCCGCGATGATCTCGCGCTCCATATCGCTGAGCTCCTCGGCCGCGGCCTCCTCCACCGTGAGCATCTTGGTCATCGGCTTATTGCTGCGCAGCCGCGACATCTGCACCAGCTGCGGGAGCGCGCGGGCCTCGGCCTCCTCGGTGGTATCGGCGGCAATGGCGTTAATGGTCATAAACGTGCGCGGGGCGTCCAAGATATCGGAGGGCTTAAAGCCCGTGCGATATTGCGCCATCGCGGGGGCCGCGTTCATCCCGCCGAAGTGATTGGCAAAAACATAGGGCAGGCCGTTTTCGGCGGCCAGGCGCGCCGAATAATCGCTGGAGCCCAGCAGCCAGAGCATCGGGACACTCGCGGCCTCGGGGGTGGCTTTCAGCTCGTATTCGCGCCCCGAGCTGAGCTTCACGGCGATTCCCTCGGGCTGCAAAAGCCCCAGGATTTCGTCCACATACTGCGGGAACTGATTCACATCCGAGGTGGCTCCCGAGCGGTTGAGCACGGCGGTCACCACGGGGTCACTGCCGGGGGCGCGACCGATGCCGAGGTCTACCCGGCCGGGATAGGCGGCCTCCAGCAGCGCAAACTGTTCGGCAACCACCAGCGGAGCGTGATTGGGCAGCATCACGCCGCCCGAGCCCACCCGGATACGCTCGGTACGCGCGGCCAGAATACCCGCCAGAATGGCCGGATTGGTCGAGGCCACCGCGGGCATATTATGATGCTCGGCCACCCAGTAGCGGGTGAACCCGGCGGCATCGGCGAATCGGGCCGTGCCGATACTGGCCTCGAGGGCCTGAGAGGTGTTTTGTCCGGAACGTACCGAAACGAGATCCAAGATTGACAGCTGCAAGATGTGTATTCCTCCCAAACGAATGGGCGCCGTCGTCGCGGTGCGGCGGGCCCACCTAATATAAGTTTTTGCGGCGCCCGAACATTCCCGGGCGCTCGGATCTCGGCGCGTTTTTTGCCGTCCCCCGGCGGCACTAGGCTCGTGTCATGCCCGCGGACCATCCCACCCCCTCCCCCGATACCCCCGAACGCACGCACCGCGGGCTCTTTCTGGACCTGGAACCGCTGCGCTATAGCCGCGCGTTTGCGAAGCTCTGGGCCGGCTCCACGATCACCGGCATCGGCGGGCAAATGACAATCGTGGCGGTGGGGCTGCATATTTACGATCTCACCCGGGATACGTTTGCCGTGGCGCTGGTGGGGGTATTTGCCCTCGTACCGATGATCGTTTTTGGCCTCTATGGCGGGATGCTGGCCGATGCCGTGGACCGGCGCAAACTGGCCCTCGCCGCCGCCTCGGTCACCTGGGTCTCCACCGCGATCATCGCCGCGCTGGCCTGGTCGGGTTCGGGCGTGGTCTGGCCCCTCTATGTCCTCACCACGCTCAACGCGGTGTCCTCTACCGTGGTGGGCACCTCGCGGTCGGCGATCCTGCCGCGGATCCTCCCGGCGCGGCTGCTGCCCGCGGCCTCGGCGCTCGGCGGGATCAGCGCGGGCGCGGCGGTCACGATTGGGCCGATGCTCGCCGGCGTCCTCGTGGCCACGGTGGGTATCCCGTGGACCTATACCGTGGACCTGGTGCTGTTTATCGCGGCGTTCTGGGGCATCGCGGCGCTTCCCCCGATTGTGCCCGATGGCGCCACGCGCCGCCTTCCGGGGCTGCGCAGCCTCGTGGACGGCTGGACCTTCCTGCGCACCGCCCCCAATGTGCGCTCCTCGTTTCTGATCGATATCATCGCGATGACCTTCGGCCAGCCGCGCGTGATCTTCCCGGCCCTCGGTGCCGTGCTGCTGGGCGGGGGTGCGCTCACCGTGGGGGTGCTCACCGCGGCCACCGCCGTGGGAATGCTGCTGGGCAGTGTCTTCTCGGGGCCGCTGGGCCGCGTGCGCTATCACGGGCGGGCCATCGCCTGGGCCGTGGCCGCCTATGGCCTGTGCATCGCGCTATTTGGGGTGGTGATCGCGGTGATCGCCCTGAGCGGGCTCTCCCGCGTGGGTGACCTCTTTTCCGAGGCCCACCTGCCCGGGCTGATCCTGGCCTCGATTGCGCTGGCCGGATCGGGGGCCGCCGATAACGTGAGCGCGATTTTCCGCAGCACCATGCTGCAATCCGCGGTGCCGGATGCCGTGCGCGGCCGATTGCAGGGCCTGTTTACGGTGGTGGTCACGGGTGGCCCCCGGCTCGGCGATCTATATAGCGGCCTGGCCGCGACCGCGCTGATGCTGTGGTTCCCGCCGCTCGCGGGCGGCCTGATCATCATCATCCTCGTGGGCGTGCTTATCCGGGTGCAGCCCGGATTCCTGCGCTATGACGCCCATAACCCGGTGCCCTAAACCAGAAACGGCGCCGATCCACCCGTGCGGGTGAATCGGCGCCGAGGATCGGGTGGAACCTATTCGCTCATGATGGCGTGCACGCGGTAACCCTCCAGGCGCTCGCGCCCGGTCATTCCCGCCAGCTCCAGCACCAGGCCAAAGCCCGCCACCGTATATCCGGCGCGCTCGATCAGCGCCGCCGAGGCCAGGCAGCTTCCGCCGGTGGCCAGGACGTCGTCGAGGATGAGCACGCGACTTCCCTGCGGCAGCTGCCCGGGACGAATCTCCAGGGCGGCCGTGCCGTATTCCAGCTGATACTCCTGGTGGAGCACCTCGCCGGGGAGTTTGCCCGCCTTGCGCACGGCAATCAGCGGTTTATGCGCGGCATAGGCCACGGCCGAGGACAGCAGGAAGCCCCGCGCCTCAACACCGGCCACCGCGTCATACTCGCCCGCGAAGGCCCCGGCGAGCTCGTCGATCACGGCGCGATAGGCGTCGGCATCGGCAAAAACCGGGGTGAGGTCGCGGAAGAGGATTCCCGGCTTGGGAAAGTCTTGGATGGTGACGGAGTGTTCCAGCACCAGATCGGCTGCGGACAAGGGGTTACTTCACGCCCAGCAGGTCGATCACGAAGATCAGGGTCTGACCGGAGAGGGGGTGGCCTCCGCCGGCGGGGCCATAGGCCAGGTGCGGCGGGACGGTGAGCTGGCGACGGCCGCCCACCTTCATGCCGGGGATGCCCTCCTGCCAACCGGAGATCAGGTTGCGCAGGGGGAAGTTGATGGACTGGCCGCGGCTCCACGAGGAGTCAAACTCCTCGCCGGAGTCATAGGCCACACCGAGGTAGTGTACGTCCACGGTGGAGCTGGCCTGGGCCTCGTCGCCCTCGCCGATGACGAGGTCAACGACCTCAAGCTCGGTGGGTGCGGGGCCGACGGGTGCGTCGATTTCGGGCTTCGTGTTATTGGTCATGACTCAATCAAACCGCGTCCCGGCCCCCAGGTCAAAAGAACACGTTACGCCAGACGCAAAACCCGGTGTCGGGACCCGCGGGTCCCGACACCGGGTCGAGTGTGATGCCGGCTAGGCCTGGATGATCGGAATCGACGTGGTGATGGCCTCCATGCCTGACAGGCGCGCGGGCGAGAGCTGCTTGGTGACCTCCTCGCGGGTCATCAGGTCGGCCTCGACCACCAGGTCGGCGACGCGGCGGCCCGTGAGCAGCGCGGTCTTGGCAAGCGCGGCGGCGGCGGAATAGCCGATGAACGGCGTGAGGGCGGTGATCGCACCCACCGAGACACCCACCATCGACTCGAGGCGCTCCTCATTGGCGGTGATGCCGTCGATGCAGTTCACGCGCAGGGTATTGCAGGCGCGGGCCATCCACGTGATCGACTGCAGCAGCGAGTGTGCGATGACCGGCTCGAAGGCGTTGAGCTGAAGCTGTCCACCCTCCACGGCCATGGTCACGGTGACATCGGCGCCCACCACGGAGAAGGCCACCTGGTTAACCACCTCGGGGATCACGGGGTTCACCTTGCCCGGCATGATCGAGGAACCGGCCTGGCGCGGCGGGAGGTTGATCTCGCCGAAGCCTGCCTGCGGGCCCGAGGAGAGCAGTCGCAGGTCGTTACAGATCTTCGAGAGCTTCACGGCCGAGCGCTTCAGCGTGCCCGAGAAGGACATAAAGCCACCCACGTCGCTGGTGGCCTCCACCAGGTCGGGGGCGGTCGAGAGCTTCAGGCTGGTGATGTCGTTGAGGTGACGCACAACGATCGCGGCATAGCGCGGGTCCGCGGTGATGCCGGTGCCGATTGCGGTGGCCCCGAGGTTGATCTCGGCCAGCAGCGGCAGGGTCTCCTGGAGGCGGTCATAGTCCTCGCCGAGGGTGGTGGCGAAGCCGTGGAACTCCTGGCCGAGGGTCATCGGCACGGCGTCCTGCATCTGGGTGCGTCCCACCTTAAGCACGTGGTTGAACTCCACGGACTTGGCGTTAAAGGATCCGCGCAGGGCCTTCAGCTCGGTGAGCAGGGTCTGCAGGGAGAACGCCAGCGCAATCTTAATCGACGTGGGATATACGTCGTTGGTGGACTGGCTGCGGTTGGTGTGGTCCAGCGGGGAGATATAGGAATAATCGCCCTTTTCGCGGCCGGCGATTTCGAGGGCGAGGTTGGTGATGACCTCATTGGCGTTCATATTGGTGGAGGTTCCGGCCCCACCCTGGATCACGCCCACCACAAACTGGTCGTGCAGTTCTCCGTCGAGGATGCGCTGACACGCGGCCTCGATATACCGGCCCTTTTCGGTGCTCAGCACACCCAGCTCCACGTTGGCGCGGGCCGCGGCCATCTTCACGGCGGCGAGGCCGTTCACGAGGTCGGGATATACGGAAATCGGTCGCTTGGTGATATCGAAGTTTTCCAGCGCGCGGGCGGTATGTACCCCCCAGTAGGCGTCGGCCGGAATTTCTACCGATCCCAGGGAATCGGATTCGGTGCGGGTTGCGGTGTTCTCAGTCATTTTTCCTCGCTCTGTAGCTGCGTCGGATTCCATGAGGATATTCACGGTGGCTCCATTGCCCTTGGTGTTGTGAAAGGGGCTCGTGACAACCATAGTCTCGAAATTTTGATGGCGTTTGGGATCGCCGGAATTGCGTCCGAAATGCCGGAAATACACCGCTGGGGATGCCTATTGGGCAACCAAAGGATGCCCCCGGACAACTTTCGTAAAAAACGCGGCCGGCCTCCCTGGGGAGACCGGCCGCGGATGCGGTGCGGTGAGGCTAGCCGATCAGCGCCTCGATGGGGCCGCGGGCGAAGTACACGGCAAAGCCGATTGCCACGATCCACAGCAGCGGGCTGATCTGGCGGATCTTGCCGGCAAACGCGTGCAGGATAACCCAGGAGATGAAGCCCACGCCGATACCGTTGGCGATCGAGTAGGTCATCGGCATCACGGTGATCGTGAGGAAGACCGGCAGCGCCACCGAGTATTCGGTCCAGTCGATCTCCTTGATCTGCGCGATCATCATGGCACCCACGATGACGAGCATGGCCGAGGCCACCTCGGAGGGCACGATCTGGGTGAGCGGGGTGAAGAATACGGCGAGCAGGAAGAGCGCACCGGTCACGATATTGGCCAGACCCGTGCGGGCACCCTCGCCGATACCGGCACCGGATTCCACAAATACGGTATTCGAGGAGCCCGAGCTCATACCACCGGCGATGGCTCCGACACCCTCAACCACAAGCGCGGACTTCAGGCGGGGGAAATTGCCCTTGGCATCGGCCAGGCCGGCCTCCTTGGACAGGCCGGTCATGGTGCCCATGGCGTCAAAGAAATTGGAGAATACAAGCGTGAAGACCACCATGACTCCGGCGAGCACACCGAGGCGCTCAAATCCGCCGAAGTTGAACTGACCCAGCAGGCCCAGGTCGGGCAGCGCCACGATATTGCCGGTGATCTCGGGAACCGTGAGGCTCCAGCCGCCGGGGTTCTGGCCGCCGTTGGAGGCACCAATTTTGAAGATGGCCTCGGCGATGATCGCCAGCACGGTGCTCGTGACCAGGCCGATCAGCAGGGCACCCTTCACGCGGCGGGCCACGAGGATACCGGTGAGCAGCAGGGCGATGATAAACATCACGGTGGGAACGGTGGTGATCGAGCCGTCCTGGCCGAGGCCAATCGGCGGGGAGGAGAGACCACTGGAGGTCACAAAGCCGGCGTTCACAAAACCGATGAAGGCGATAAACAGGCCGATACCCACGGAGATGGCAACCTTAAGCTGCACGGGAACGGCGTCGAAGATCATGCGGCGCAGGCCGGTCACGGCCAGCAGCACGATGATAAATCCGTTGATGACCACGAGGCCCATGGCCTCCTGCCACGTGACCTGGCCCACAACGCTCACGGCGAGGAAGGAGTTAATACCCAGTCCGGCGGCAAAACCGAAGGGAAGTCGGGCGACAACACCAAAGAGAATGGTCATGACACCCGCGGTGAGTGCCGTGACGGCACTCACCTGGGCGAAGTCGAGGGCGTTGCCCGCGACATCCTCGTGACCGGCCAGAATGATCGGGTTCAGCACCACGATATAGGCCATCGTGACGAAGGTGACCAGGCCGCCGCGGATTTCCGCGCCAATGGTCGAGCCCCGCTTCGTGATCTCAAAAAATGTATCAATTCCGGATTTTACGCTCGGCGCGTTTTCTGAGGCCACTAGTTGGGCACTCCTCTCAAAAAGTATGTCTGTGAAATAGCATAGAGTGTCCTCGACTGACTTGACGACTTCAGATTCTGCACTCACAGAAAGTAAATACATGGCCTTACCCTGGACCCTGCACGGCGATGGAAAGAACGTGGGGGCCCGCGAGATCGTGGCCCCGGGCGAGCGACTGAGCTGGCCCCGCACCATCGGTATTGGTGCCCAGCACGTGGTTGCCATGTTTGGTGCCACCTTCCTGGTGCCCGTGCTCACCGGATTCTCTCCGAGCACCACCCTGCTGTTCTCGGGAATCGGCACGCTGCTCTTCCTGATCATCACGAAAAATAAGCTGCCCAGCTATCTGGGTTCCTCGTTTGCGTTTATCGCGCCGATCGGTGCGGCCACCGCGAGCCACGGCCAGGACAGCGCGCTGCTGGGCGTGGTTGTGGTGGGCATCATGCTCGCCCTGATCGGCCTGCTGGTGAACTGGACCGGGACCGGCTGGATTGACCGCCTGATGCCCCCGGTGGTAGCCGGTTCGATCGTGGCGCTGATCGGTTTTGCCCTCGGCCCGGCCGCCTGGAATAACACCAAGGAGGCGCCGATCACCGCGCTCATCACGCTTTTTGCCGTGGTGATCTGCTCGGTGATCTTCCGCGGAATCCTCGGCCGCCTGGCGATCTTTGTGGGCGTTATCGTGGGTTATGTTTTTGCCGCGCTCCGCGGCGAGATCGACTTCACGGCTTTCCACGAGGCGGACCTATTTGGCCTGCCCACGTTTATCACCCCGGCGAACCCGTTTATGGATGCCTCGATCTGGGGCGTGCTGCCCGCGTTCCTGCCCGTGGTGCTGGTGCTGATTGCCGAGAACGTGGGCCATATTCGTGGTGTGGCGCAGATGGTGGACCAGCCCGAGCTGAATAAGCTCACGGGTCGGGCGCTCTTTGCCGATGGCCTCGCGACGATCTTCGCCGGCTCCGGCGGAGGCGCGGCCACCACCACCTATGGCGAGAATATCGGCGTGATGGCCGCGACCCGGATCTATTCCACCGCCGCCTATTGGGTGGCCGGTATCGCCGCGATCCTGCTCTCGCTCTCCCCCAAGGTGGGTGCGCTGATCGCGACCATTCCCCCGGGCGTGCTTGGCGGTGTCACCACGGCACTCTACGGCCTGATCGGCATCATCGGTGTCAAGATCTGGCTGGATAATAAGGTGGACTTCTCGCTGCCCAAGAACCAGTTCACGGCCGCCTCGGCCCTGATCATCGGCGTGGGCCAGTACCTCGTGATCGTGGAGGGTGTGGAGTTTAACTCGATCGCCCTCGGCTCGATCGCCGCGATTGTGCTCTATCACCTGATGAACGTCATCGCGAAGTGGCGCGGCACCGAGGAGAACTAGTCCCCTCGCAGCGCCCCGCGGCCCGCCTCCCCTCCGGAGAGGCGGGCCGTATCGGTAGGATAAGGAGCGCCATCCGCCATCAAACATCTGGAGAATTCCAATGAGTGAACCCGTAGTTGTTACCGCCCTGTTTATTCCCGTCGAGGGAAAGCTGGACGAGGTCATCGCCGCGCTGCGCCCGGCCATTGCCGCCGTGCACGAGGAGGAGGGCTGCGAGCTCTACGCGATTAATCAGCACCCGGACGGCACCGTGCTGATGATCGAAAAGTGGACCAGCACCGACCTGCTGGATATCCACGGCGCCGGACCGGCTGTGGCCGCGCTGAACGCCTCTCTTGAGGGCCTGCTGGCGCGCCCCGTGGAGGTCACCCGCCTCGCCCCGATTCCGGCCGGTACGCCCATGCAGGGCGAGCTCTAAAAGCCGCCGCAAAGTAAAACGGACGGCCACACTCCCGAGGGAGCGTGGCCGTCCGTTTTATCGTGTTCGTTTAGCCGCCGTGCAGCGCCGGGACGATCAGATAGATGCCAAAGAGCACAACCGCGGCACACAGGCCAAAGCAGGCATAGGCGCCAAAGCGGGCGATGTTTTTCTGCAGCGGGCTCAGCGGGTTTTTCTTGGCCGCCTTCGCCGCGCGCTTCTCCGCCTGCCGAATCTCCGATTTGGTATACACGGTGATCGCATCGGTGAACTCCGCGGGGATCACCACGGGCACGCGGCCCGCGGCGACCAGCAGGCGCACGCCCGAGGCATAAAGCGTGACCACCACGAGGGTTCCGCTGAGCGCGGCGATAAACACGGTCAGGAATGCAATCCAGTCGATGCTCATTTGCCGTCCTCCCGGTCTTCCGTGGCCTCTTCGCGGGCCTTAGCCTCGGCCTTGGCGCGGGCCTTAGCCTCGGCACGGGCCTTGGCCCGCTGCGCCGCCTTAAATTCGGCCTTGACCTCGGCCTTGACCTCGGCGCGGATCTCCGCGCGCTCCTCGGCCCGGGCGGCCGCCTCCAGCTTGGCTTCCTCCTTGGCCTCGGCCTTGGCCTCCGCCTTTGCCTCGGCGAGTGCCTCCAGCTTGGCCTCAACCTTTGCGGGGATCTTCTTGGGCTCCACGTCCTCGGGGATGACCACGGCCAGTCCCGATTCGGCCACATCGGCCACGGTGGATTCCACGATGGACTCCTTGGTGCGGCGCGACCACAGGTAGATGAACAGCACGGCGCTGAAGCCCACCACGGCGTCAAAAACGATACCGGCGGTGCCGAAGGTCTCCGCGAGATACGCGGCCCCTCCGCCCACGATCGCGGCGGCGGGAAGCGTCATGAGCCAGCCCATGCCGATCCGGCCGGCGGTGCCCCACTTCACCTTGGACCCGCGGCGGCCGAGGCCGGAGCCGATGACCGATCCCGAGGCCACCTGGGTGGTGGACAGGGCAAAGCCGAGGTGGCTCGACGCGAGGATCGTGGCGGCGGTGGAGGTTTCCGCGGCGAAGCCCTGGGCGGGCTTCACCTCGGTCAGGCCACTTCCGAGTGTCGCAATGATGCGCCAGCCACCCACATAGGTGCCCAGGGCGATTGCGAGGGCACAGACCAGGATCACCCAGAACTGCGGATTGGTATCGTCCGAGGACTGCGCACCCACGGCCACGAGGGTCAGGGTGATCACACCCATCGTCTTCTGCGCGTCATTGGTTCCGTGGGCGAGTGCCACCAGCGAGGACGTAAAGATCTGGCCATAGCGGAAACCGGAGCGCCCATCGGGCTTGCCGTCATAGCGGCGGGTCATCGCATAGACCAGGCGGGTGGCCAGGAAGGCGATGAGCCCCGCGGTAAATGGCGCCAAAATCGCCGGGAGGATCACCTTGGACAGCAGCTGACCGCCGTCAATAGAGGTGAATCCGATACCCACGATTGCGGCACCGATCAGGCCACCAAACAGGGCATGCGAGGAGCTGGAGGGAAGACCCAGCAGCCACGTGAGCATATTCCAGATGATGGCGCCCAGCAGGCCCGCGAAGATGAGTTCCGGGGATATTGAGACCCCACCCTCGCCCTCGCGAATAATGCCGTGGGAAATGGTTTTGGAGACCTCGGTGGAGAGGAAGGCTCCCACCAGGTTCAGGATGGCCGCGAGTGTCACCGCGACCTTTGGCTTCATGGCACCGGTGGCGATGGGGGTCGCCATTGCATTCGCGGTGTCGTGAAAACCATTGGTGAAGTCGAAAAATAGCGCGAGCGCTATAACAAGAATAACGATGAGGGTTACGTCCACCGGCATTTTTCTCTGAGTCGGGACTCCCCCGCGTTCAAAATCAGTTCATCAGGATTTCACGAACATTTTTTGTCTTCGAGGTTG encodes the following:
- a CDS encoding peptidase; this translates as MSIDWIAFLTVFIAALSGTLVVVTLYASGVRLLVAAGRVPVVIPAEFTDAITVYTKSEIRQAEKRAAKAAKKNPLSPLQKNIARFGAYACFGLCAAVVLFGIYLIVPALHGG
- a CDS encoding uracil-xanthine permease family protein, encoding MALPWTLHGDGKNVGAREIVAPGERLSWPRTIGIGAQHVVAMFGATFLVPVLTGFSPSTTLLFSGIGTLLFLIITKNKLPSYLGSSFAFIAPIGAATASHGQDSALLGVVVVGIMLALIGLLVNWTGTGWIDRLMPPVVAGSIVALIGFALGPAAWNNTKEAPITALITLFAVVICSVIFRGILGRLAIFVGVIVGYVFAALRGEIDFTAFHEADLFGLPTFITPANPFMDASIWGVLPAFLPVVLVLIAENVGHIRGVAQMVDQPELNKLTGRALFADGLATIFAGSGGGAATTTYGENIGVMAATRIYSTAAYWVAGIAAILLSLSPKVGALIATIPPGVLGGVTTALYGLIGIIGVKIWLDNKVDFSLPKNQFTAASALIIGVGQYLVIVEGVEFNSIALGSIAAIVLYHLMNVIAKWRGTEEN
- a CDS encoding inorganic phosphate transporter — translated: MDVTLIVILVIALALFFDFTNGFHDTANAMATPIATGAMKPKVAVTLAAILNLVGAFLSTEVSKTISHGIIREGEGGVSISPELIFAGLLGAIIWNMLTWLLGLPSSSSHALFGGLIGAAIVGIGFTSIDGGQLLSKVILPAILAPFTAGLIAFLATRLVYAMTRRYDGKPDGRSGFRYGQIFTSSLVALAHGTNDAQKTMGVITLTLVAVGAQSSDDTNPQFWVILVCALAIALGTYVGGWRIIATLGSGLTEVKPAQGFAAETSTAATILASSHLGFALSTTQVASGSVIGSGLGRRGSKVKWGTAGRIGMGWLMTLPAAAIVGGGAAYLAETFGTAGIVFDAVVGFSAVLFIYLWSRRTKESIVESTVADVAESGLAVVIPEDVEPKKIPAKVEAKLEALAEAKAEAKAEAKEEAKLEAAARAEERAEIRAEVKAEVKAEFKAAQRAKARAEAKARAKAEAKAREEATEDREDGK
- a CDS encoding NCS2 family permease, yielding MASENAPSVKSGIDTFFEITKRGSTIGAEIRGGLVTFVTMAYIVVLNPIILAGHEDVAGNALDFAQVSAVTALTAGVMTILFGVVARLPFGFAAGLGINSFLAVSVVGQVTWQEAMGLVVINGFIIVLLAVTGLRRMIFDAVPVQLKVAISVGIGLFIAFIGFVNAGFVTSSGLSSPPIGLGQDGSITTVPTVMFIIALLLTGILVARRVKGALLIGLVTSTVLAIIAEAIFKIGASNGGQNPGGWSLTVPEITGNIVALPDLGLLGQFNFGGFERLGVLAGVMVVFTLVFSNFFDAMGTMTGLSKEAGLADAKGNFPRLKSALVVEGVGAIAGGMSSGSSNTVFVESGAGIGEGARTGLANIVTGALFLLAVFFTPLTQIVPSEVASAMLVIVGAMMIAQIKEIDWTEYSVALPVFLTITVMPMTYSIANGIGVGFISWVILHAFAGKIRQISPLLWIVAIGFAVYFARGPIEALIG
- a CDS encoding putative quinol monooxygenase, translated to MSEPVVVTALFIPVEGKLDEVIAALRPAIAAVHEEEGCELYAINQHPDGTVLMIEKWTSTDLLDIHGAGPAVAALNASLEGLLARPVEVTRLAPIPAGTPMQGEL